One genomic region from Pseudoduganella lutea encodes:
- a CDS encoding DUF4149 domain-containing protein, whose product MLAKLRLLVAVLWAGSLWTVGYLVAPTLFTTLSDRVLAGTLAGAMFHAEAMLSLGCALALLVLLKFATPDWTPARRRTMLALVAAMALCTVVSHFGLQPMMAELRAAAGPGGVMESAAKSRFGMLHGVSSVIYLVQSFLAGWLILKQ is encoded by the coding sequence ATGCTGGCGAAGCTGCGGCTGCTGGTCGCGGTGCTGTGGGCCGGCAGCCTGTGGACCGTCGGCTACCTCGTCGCGCCCACGCTGTTCACCACGCTCTCCGACCGCGTGCTGGCCGGCACGCTTGCTGGCGCGATGTTCCATGCCGAGGCGATGCTGTCGCTCGGTTGCGCGCTGGCGCTGCTGGTACTGCTGAAGTTCGCCACGCCCGACTGGACGCCGGCGCGCCGGCGCACCATGCTCGCGCTAGTGGCCGCGATGGCGCTGTGCACGGTCGTGAGCCATTTCGGCCTGCAGCCGATGATGGCCGAACTGCGCGCCGCGGCAGGGCCCGGCGGCGTGATGGAATCGGCCGCCAAGTCGCGTTTCGGCATGCTGCACGGCGTGTCGAGCGTGATCTACCTCGTGCAGAGTTTTCTCGCCGGCTGGCTGATCCTGAAGCAATAG
- the greA gene encoding transcription elongation factor GreA produces MNSVPLTKYGAELLKEELHQLKTKERRIVIDAIAEARSHGDLSENAEYDAAKERQAFVEGRIAELEGKLSSAQIIDPATLDAEGRVVFGATVDLEDLESGQKVSYQIVGTDEADIKVNKVSVTSPIARALIGKSAGDVVEVQAPSGPREYEILEVHYV; encoded by the coding sequence ATGAATTCTGTTCCACTCACCAAGTACGGCGCCGAGCTCCTGAAGGAAGAACTGCACCAGTTGAAGACCAAGGAACGCCGTATCGTCATCGATGCGATCGCCGAGGCGCGCTCGCATGGCGACCTGTCCGAAAACGCCGAATACGATGCCGCGAAAGAGCGGCAGGCATTCGTCGAGGGCCGCATCGCCGAGCTGGAAGGCAAGCTGTCGAGCGCCCAGATCATCGATCCCGCCACGCTGGACGCGGAAGGCCGCGTCGTCTTCGGCGCCACCGTCGACCTGGAAGACCTGGAATCGGGCCAGAAAGTCAGCTACCAGATCGTGGGCACCGATGAAGCCGACATCAAGGTCAACAAGGTGTCGGTGACGTCGCCGATCGCCCGTGCGCTGATCGGCAAGTCGGCCGGCGACGTGGTCGAAGTGCAGGCCCCGAGCGGCCCGCGCGAATACGAAATCCTCGAAGTGCACTACGTGTGA
- the carB gene encoding carbamoyl-phosphate synthase large subunit has protein sequence MPKRSDIKSILIIGSGPIVIGQACEFDYSGAQACKALREEGYKVILVNSNPATIMTDPEMADVTYIEPITWQVVERILAKERPDAILPTMGGQTALNCALDLHNNGVLAKYNVELIGATPEAIDKAEDRSKFKDAMTKIGLGSARSGVAHSMEEAWAVQREVGFPTIIRPSFTMGGSGGGIAYNEEEFEQICKRGLEASPTNELLIEESLLGWKEYEMEVVRDKADNCIIICSIENLDPMGVHTGDSITVAPAQTLTDKEYQIMRNASLAVLREIGVDTGGSNVQFSINPKDGRMIVIEMNPRVSRSSALASKATGFPIAKVAAKLAVGFTLDELRNEITGGATPASFEPSIDYVVTKIPRFAFEKFPTADDHLTTQMKSVGEVMAMGRTFQESFQKALRGLEVGVDGMNQMTVDREKIEEELGEPGPERIWYVGDAFAQGFTMEEVHNLTKIDPWFLVQIKEIVDLELWLDTQKLENLDKNTLYRLKQKGFSDRRLAYLLQTTDTAVREQRRALGIRPVYKRVDTCAAEFATNTAYMYSTYDEECESNPTDKKKIMVLGGGPNRIGQGIEFDYCCVHAALAMREDGYETIMVNCNPETVSTDYDTSDRLYFESLTLEDVLEIVELEKPVGVIVQYGGQTPLKLALDLEKNGVPIVGTSPDMIDAAEDRERFQKLLQDLDLRQPPNRTARTETEALALAQEIGYPLVVRPSYVLGGRAMEIVHEQRDLERYMREAVKVSNDSPVLLDRFLNDAIECDVDCISDGETTFIGGVMEHIEQAGVHSGDSACSLPPYSLSQETIDELKRQTALMAKGLNVVGLMNVQFAIQKQEIDGEQKDVVFVLEVNPRASRTVPFVSKATGLQLAKIAARCMVGQTLSSQGITTEVVPPYYSVKEAVFPFVKFPGVDTILGPEMKSTGEVMGVGQTFAEAFVKSQLGAGVKLPKSGKVFLSVKASDKPRAVKVARDLVEAGFSLVATKGTAAVISAAGIPVTPVNKVVEGRPHVVDMIKNHEIALVINTVEEKRSAIVDSRAIRTSALQSRVTTYTTIAGAEAAVAGIRHLDELQVYDLQGLHKTLN, from the coding sequence ATGCCAAAACGTTCTGACATCAAAAGCATCCTGATTATCGGCTCCGGCCCGATCGTGATCGGCCAGGCCTGCGAATTCGACTACTCCGGCGCACAGGCCTGCAAGGCGCTGCGCGAAGAGGGCTATAAAGTCATCCTGGTAAACAGCAACCCGGCCACGATCATGACCGACCCCGAAATGGCGGACGTCACGTACATCGAGCCGATCACCTGGCAAGTGGTGGAACGCATCCTGGCGAAAGAGCGCCCGGACGCGATCCTGCCGACGATGGGCGGCCAGACGGCGCTGAACTGCGCGCTGGACCTGCACAACAACGGCGTGCTGGCCAAGTACAACGTGGAGCTGATCGGCGCCACGCCGGAAGCCATCGACAAGGCCGAGGACCGTTCCAAGTTCAAGGACGCGATGACCAAGATCGGCCTCGGTTCGGCACGCTCGGGCGTGGCGCACTCGATGGAAGAGGCCTGGGCGGTGCAGCGCGAAGTCGGCTTCCCCACCATCATCCGGCCGTCGTTCACGATGGGCGGCAGCGGCGGCGGCATCGCCTACAACGAGGAAGAATTCGAGCAGATCTGCAAGCGCGGCCTGGAGGCTTCGCCGACCAACGAACTGCTGATCGAGGAATCGCTGCTGGGCTGGAAAGAGTACGAGATGGAAGTGGTGCGCGACAAGGCGGACAACTGCATCATCATCTGCTCGATCGAGAACCTGGACCCGATGGGCGTGCACACCGGCGACTCGATCACCGTGGCGCCGGCACAGACGCTGACGGACAAGGAATACCAGATCATGCGCAATGCCTCCCTGGCGGTGCTGCGCGAGATCGGCGTGGACACGGGCGGCTCGAACGTGCAGTTCTCGATCAACCCGAAAGACGGCCGCATGATCGTCATCGAGATGAATCCGCGCGTATCCCGTTCCTCGGCGCTGGCATCGAAGGCCACTGGCTTCCCGATCGCCAAAGTGGCGGCCAAGCTGGCCGTGGGCTTCACGCTCGACGAACTGCGCAACGAGATCACGGGCGGCGCCACGCCGGCATCGTTCGAACCGTCGATCGACTACGTCGTCACGAAGATCCCCCGTTTCGCATTCGAGAAATTCCCGACCGCCGACGACCACCTCACCACGCAGATGAAATCGGTGGGCGAAGTGATGGCGATGGGCCGCACGTTCCAGGAATCGTTCCAGAAGGCGCTGCGCGGCCTGGAAGTGGGCGTCGACGGCATGAACCAGATGACGGTCGACCGCGAGAAGATCGAAGAGGAACTGGGCGAGCCGGGTCCGGAGCGCATCTGGTACGTGGGCGACGCGTTTGCCCAGGGCTTCACGATGGAAGAAGTGCACAACCTGACCAAGATCGACCCGTGGTTCCTCGTGCAGATCAAGGAGATCGTCGACCTGGAGCTGTGGCTGGATACGCAGAAGCTGGAAAACCTGGACAAGAACACGCTGTACCGCCTGAAGCAGAAGGGCTTCTCGGACCGCCGCCTGGCCTACCTGCTGCAGACGACCGACACGGCCGTGCGCGAGCAGCGCCGCGCGCTGGGCATTCGCCCGGTGTACAAGCGCGTGGACACCTGCGCCGCCGAATTCGCCACCAACACCGCGTACATGTATTCCACGTACGACGAGGAATGCGAATCGAACCCGACCGACAAGAAGAAGATCATGGTGCTGGGCGGCGGCCCGAACCGGATCGGCCAGGGCATCGAATTCGACTACTGCTGCGTGCATGCCGCGCTGGCGATGCGTGAAGACGGCTACGAGACCATCATGGTCAACTGCAATCCGGAAACCGTGTCGACCGACTACGACACGTCGGACCGCCTGTACTTCGAATCGCTGACGCTGGAAGACGTGCTGGAAATCGTCGAGCTGGAAAAGCCGGTCGGCGTGATCGTGCAGTACGGCGGCCAGACGCCGCTGAAGCTGGCGCTGGACCTGGAAAAGAACGGCGTGCCGATCGTGGGCACGTCGCCCGACATGATCGACGCGGCCGAAGACCGCGAGCGTTTCCAGAAGCTGCTGCAGGACCTGGACCTGCGCCAGCCGCCGAACCGTACCGCGCGCACGGAAACCGAAGCCCTGGCCCTGGCCCAGGAAATCGGCTACCCGCTGGTGGTGCGTCCTTCCTATGTGCTGGGCGGCCGCGCGATGGAAATCGTACACGAGCAGCGCGACCTGGAGCGCTACATGCGCGAAGCGGTCAAGGTATCGAACGATTCGCCCGTGCTGCTGGACCGCTTCCTGAACGATGCGATCGAATGCGACGTGGATTGCATCTCCGATGGCGAGACCACGTTCATCGGCGGCGTGATGGAACACATCGAGCAGGCCGGCGTGCACTCGGGCGACTCCGCGTGCTCGCTGCCGCCGTATTCGCTGTCGCAGGAAACCATCGATGAACTGAAGCGCCAGACCGCGCTGATGGCCAAGGGCCTGAACGTGGTCGGCCTGATGAACGTGCAGTTCGCGATCCAGAAGCAGGAGATCGACGGAGAGCAGAAGGATGTCGTATTCGTCCTCGAAGTGAATCCGCGCGCCTCGCGCACGGTGCCGTTCGTGTCGAAGGCCACCGGCCTGCAGCTGGCGAAGATCGCCGCGCGCTGCATGGTGGGCCAGACGCTGTCGTCGCAGGGCATCACGACCGAAGTCGTGCCGCCATACTACAGCGTGAAGGAAGCCGTGTTCCCGTTCGTGAAGTTCCCGGGCGTGGACACGATCCTCGGCCCGGAAATGAAGTCGACCGGCGAAGTGATGGGCGTGGGCCAGACGTTCGCGGAAGCGTTCGTGAAATCGCAGCTGGGCGCCGGCGTGAAACTGCCGAAGTCCGGCAAGGTGTTCCTGTCGGTGAAGGCATCGGACAAGCCGCGCGCCGTGAAAGTGGCGCGCGACCTGGTCGAGGCAGGCTTCTCGCTGGTGGCCACGAAGGGCACGGCCGCCGTGATCTCGGCGGCGGGCATTCCCGTCACGCCGGTCAACAAGGTGGTCGAAGGCCGCCCGCACGTGGTCGACATGATCAAGAACCACGAGATCGCCCTGGTCATCAACACGGTCGAGGAAAAGCGCAGCGCCATCGTCGATTCGCGGGCGATCCGCACGTCGGCACTGCAATCGCGCGTGACGACCTACACGACGATCGCCGGTGCCGAGGCGGCGGTGGCCGGTATCCGTCACCTGGACGAGTTGCAGGTGTACGATTTACAAGGGCTGCATAAAACCTTAAACTAA
- the carA gene encoding glutamine-hydrolyzing carbamoyl-phosphate synthase small subunit, translating into MPPFFSGPSVPAILALADGTVFKGYSIGAAGHTTGEVVFNTSITGYQEILTDPSYSRQIVTLTYPHIGNYGINAEDVEATKVHAAGLIIRDLPLLASNFRSTQSLADYLKAENVVAIAGIDTRKLTRLLREKGAQAGAILTGTLGNEPSVAQAVELARSFPGLAGMDLAKVVTTQAAYEFTETEWKLGEGYGKVENPRFHVVAFDYGVKRNILRMLAQRGCKVTVLPAQSTAADALALNPDGIFLANGPGDPEPCDYAIRATRELMEKKIPTFGICLGHQIMALASGAKTLKMKFGHHGANHPVQDLDSKQVLITSQNHGFAVDAATLPDNCRVTHVSLFDGSLQGFARTDTPAFCFQGHPEASPGPTDVSYLFDRFISMMEAAEKK; encoded by the coding sequence TTGCCGCCATTTTTTTCTGGCCCTTCCGTTCCAGCCATCCTGGCTCTTGCCGACGGTACCGTCTTCAAAGGTTATTCGATCGGCGCCGCCGGTCACACGACGGGCGAAGTTGTCTTCAACACGTCCATCACCGGCTATCAGGAAATCCTGACCGACCCCAGCTACTCGCGCCAGATCGTCACGCTGACGTATCCGCACATCGGTAACTACGGCATCAATGCCGAAGACGTCGAAGCCACGAAAGTCCACGCCGCCGGCCTGATCATCCGTGACCTGCCGCTGCTGGCCTCGAATTTCCGCTCCACGCAGTCGCTGGCCGACTACCTGAAAGCCGAGAACGTTGTCGCCATTGCCGGCATCGACACCCGCAAGCTGACGCGCCTGCTGCGCGAAAAAGGCGCACAGGCCGGTGCGATCCTGACGGGCACGCTGGGCAACGAGCCATCCGTGGCGCAGGCTGTCGAACTGGCCCGTTCGTTCCCGGGCCTGGCGGGCATGGACCTGGCCAAGGTGGTCACCACGCAGGCGGCCTATGAATTCACCGAGACGGAATGGAAGCTGGGCGAAGGCTACGGCAAGGTCGAGAACCCGCGGTTCCACGTGGTGGCGTTCGACTATGGCGTGAAGCGCAATATCCTGCGCATGCTGGCCCAGCGCGGCTGCAAGGTCACCGTGCTGCCGGCGCAATCGACGGCGGCCGACGCGCTGGCCCTGAACCCGGACGGCATCTTCCTGGCCAACGGCCCGGGCGATCCGGAGCCATGCGACTACGCCATCCGCGCCACGCGCGAACTGATGGAAAAGAAGATCCCCACGTTCGGTATCTGCCTGGGCCACCAGATCATGGCGCTCGCCTCCGGCGCGAAGACCCTGAAGATGAAGTTCGGCCACCACGGCGCCAACCACCCGGTGCAGGACCTGGATTCGAAGCAGGTGCTGATCACGTCGCAGAACCATGGCTTCGCCGTGGACGCCGCGACGTTGCCCGACAACTGCCGCGTGACCCACGTGTCGCTGTTCGACGGTTCGCTGCAGGGCTTTGCCCGCACCGACACCCCCGCGTTCTGCTTCCAGGGCCACCCCGAAGCATCGCCTGGCCCCACCGACGTATCGTACCTGTTTGACCGCTTCATCTCGATGATGGAAGCCGCGGAGAAGAAATAA
- a CDS encoding rhamnogalacturonan acetylesterase, which translates to MIRSQLARASMTAMLLATAMGASAGSDANGQPPYRFDFGDGPVAPSYIGVRAEDAYTPEKGYGFNTPEHMSNVPASGTGTDSDAVRFLQFGTKSTNTFNVDLKLGLYRISVTLGNTSRATVAAEGVYQVLNLTGNNATDAFEIPITDGQLNLLVTEGKAGTAFTLSALEIKRVSPKPETSPTIWVGGDSTVASYYPLATSAQGGWGQLLADHVDLRAHQVRNIATGGQIARGFRDGGQLETIVKYAKPGDLFLLEMGINDTNPKNETTEAQFKEIMRDMVRQVAATGARPVLVTPQGRATDFNAEGVHSATGRWYRRATLALAQEENVALVDLNVLSSAYFTQIGREATLELYMPGDSLHPNRAGAAELARLVAEDLERQQIRVAAH; encoded by the coding sequence ATGATCCGATCACAGCTTGCCCGCGCATCCATGACCGCCATGCTGCTTGCAACCGCCATGGGGGCGAGCGCGGGAAGCGACGCCAACGGCCAGCCGCCATACCGGTTCGACTTCGGCGATGGCCCGGTCGCGCCGAGCTATATCGGTGTGCGCGCCGAGGATGCCTACACGCCGGAAAAGGGCTATGGTTTCAACACGCCGGAACACATGAGCAACGTGCCGGCCAGCGGCACCGGCACCGACAGCGACGCCGTGCGCTTCCTGCAGTTCGGCACCAAGAGCACCAACACCTTCAACGTGGACCTGAAGCTGGGCCTGTACAGGATTTCGGTCACGCTCGGCAATACGTCGCGGGCGACGGTGGCCGCGGAAGGCGTCTACCAGGTGCTCAACCTGACGGGCAATAACGCGACGGACGCATTCGAGATCCCCATCACGGACGGGCAGCTCAACCTGCTCGTCACCGAGGGGAAGGCAGGCACGGCGTTTACGCTGAGCGCCCTGGAGATCAAGCGTGTTTCTCCCAAGCCCGAAACCAGCCCCACCATCTGGGTGGGCGGCGATTCCACGGTCGCCAGTTACTATCCGCTGGCGACCAGCGCCCAGGGCGGCTGGGGGCAGCTGCTGGCGGACCATGTGGACCTGCGCGCGCACCAGGTCCGCAATATCGCCACCGGCGGGCAGATCGCCCGCGGCTTCCGCGACGGCGGCCAGCTCGAGACGATCGTCAAGTATGCCAAGCCGGGCGATCTCTTCCTGCTCGAGATGGGCATCAACGACACGAATCCGAAAAACGAGACCACGGAAGCGCAATTCAAGGAAATCATGCGCGACATGGTGCGCCAGGTGGCCGCCACCGGCGCCCGGCCCGTGCTGGTCACGCCGCAGGGGCGCGCCACCGACTTCAATGCCGAGGGTGTGCACAGCGCGACCGGGCGCTGGTACCGCCGTGCCACGCTGGCCCTGGCCCAGGAGGAAAACGTGGCCTTGGTGGACTTGAACGTGCTGTCATCGGCTTACTTCACGCAGATCGGCCGCGAGGCAACGCTGGAGCTGTACATGCCGGGCGATTCGCTGCACCCCAACCGTGCCGGAGCGGCCGAGCTGGCGCGGCTGGTGGCGGAAGACCTGGAACGGCAGCAGATCCGCGTCGCGGCACATTGA
- a CDS encoding PEP-CTERM sorting domain-containing protein yields MKNALTGLVLGAMLSAVPAVQAATALAFQGFTITYIDGPAPENWSISVAALTPLTTSISLDTLNQDVQHFPADDLTGVGATNGGGHQSTLRIDVNPGYRVTGIGLHALGYGELGAGQAPDAEPGSASNFASLGFLLTAPGTLLPRSWAATDFNGFQPVALGAGPLSLDGTFQVELGATVFAQAWGSVGPDSSSASHALASIGNALLNVEVAAVPEPATYGMMLGGLGLLAAAARRRRT; encoded by the coding sequence ATGAAAAACGCGCTGACCGGGCTGGTGCTCGGTGCCATGCTGTCCGCCGTTCCCGCCGTGCAGGCTGCCACCGCGCTGGCGTTCCAGGGATTCACGATCACGTACATCGATGGGCCCGCCCCGGAAAACTGGAGCATCAGTGTGGCGGCGCTCACGCCGCTGACGACCAGCATCTCCCTCGATACGCTGAACCAGGACGTGCAGCACTTCCCGGCCGACGACCTGACCGGTGTTGGCGCAACGAACGGTGGCGGTCACCAGAGTACCCTGCGGATCGATGTCAATCCCGGCTACCGCGTCACGGGGATCGGGCTCCATGCGCTGGGCTATGGCGAGCTGGGCGCAGGGCAGGCGCCCGACGCCGAACCGGGCAGTGCCAGCAATTTCGCCAGCCTGGGCTTCCTGCTGACGGCGCCAGGCACGCTGCTGCCGCGGTCCTGGGCGGCGACGGACTTCAATGGTTTCCAGCCCGTGGCGCTGGGTGCCGGGCCGCTGTCGCTGGACGGCACGTTCCAGGTCGAGCTCGGCGCCACGGTCTTCGCGCAGGCCTGGGGTTCCGTGGGGCCGGACAGTTCTTCCGCATCGCATGCGCTGGCGTCGATCGGCAATGCGCTGCTCAATGTCGAGGTGGCGGCCGTGCCGGAGCCCGCCACGTACGGCATGATGCTGGGCGGCCTGGGCCTGCTGGCCGCGGCTGCCCGCCGGCGCCGCACCTGA
- a CDS encoding PEP-CTERM sorting domain-containing protein has product MRNAMAGFALGLLLSSPVPAATTIDTAAFTITYVGGPTPEDWSITQVDLFPGVASFSLDTLNQSLAVEAHDLTGAGGFAATVSWSALRLDIGAGYRVTRLSVTGIAFGELAPGQLPNFPPGTANNEANLYLTVGTSDTWGASYAGFQAENTVDVPTGPLDLSGTANVSISGMLAAQAWGVEGGGAFAESMASSSLRDLVLHVEVAPVPEPHAGLMLAAGLGVLGLFARRRRAPAPPLAAPGPD; this is encoded by the coding sequence ATGAGAAATGCGATGGCCGGGTTCGCGCTCGGCTTGCTGTTGTCCTCGCCCGTTCCCGCCGCCACCACCATCGACACGGCGGCCTTCACCATCACCTACGTCGGCGGCCCCACGCCGGAAGACTGGAGCATCACGCAGGTCGACCTGTTTCCCGGGGTGGCCAGTTTTTCCCTCGACACCCTGAACCAGTCCCTGGCCGTGGAGGCGCACGATCTCACCGGCGCCGGCGGCTTCGCCGCGACCGTTTCATGGAGCGCGCTGCGACTCGACATCGGTGCCGGCTACCGCGTGACGCGGCTGTCCGTGACCGGCATCGCTTTTGGCGAGCTGGCCCCTGGCCAGTTGCCCAACTTCCCGCCGGGCACCGCCAATAACGAAGCAAACCTGTACCTCACCGTCGGAACTTCCGACACGTGGGGTGCTTCCTATGCCGGTTTCCAGGCCGAAAACACCGTCGACGTACCGACCGGGCCGCTGGATCTTTCCGGTACCGCCAATGTCAGTATCTCGGGCATGCTGGCGGCGCAGGCGTGGGGCGTGGAAGGCGGCGGCGCGTTTGCCGAGTCGATGGCGTCGTCATCCCTGCGCGACCTCGTGCTGCATGTGGAAGTGGCGCCGGTGCCCGAACCGCACGCGGGCCTGATGCTGGCGGCCGGCCTCGGTGTGCTCGGCCTTTTCGCGCGGCGCCGTCGCGCACCGGCTCCGCCGCTTGCGGCGCCCGGCCCGGATTAG